AAATTCGTGGTAAATCTGTAGACCAAGCTCTAGAAATTCTGACTTTCAGCAACAAGAAAGCTGCTGATCTAATCAAGAAAGTTCTTGAGTCTGCTATCGCTAACGCGGAGCACAACGAAGGTGCAGATATCGACGATCTATCAGTCGCTAAAATCTTTGTAGATGAAGGCCCTATCATGAAGCGTATTATGCCTCGTGCTAAAGGTCGTGCGGATCGTATCTTGAAGCGTTCAAGCCACATCACTGTTGTTGTTGCAGACGCTTAAGACTAGGAGAGAAAGCAATGGGTCAAAAAGTACATCCTAATGGTATTCGTCTTGGCATCGTTAAGCCTTGGAATGCTACATGGTTTGCTAACACCAAAGATTTCGCTGACAACCTAGACGGCGACTTCAAGGTACGTCAGTTCCTTACGAGCGA
This portion of the Vibrio sp. SCSIO 43136 genome encodes:
- the rplV gene encoding 50S ribosomal protein L22 gives rise to the protein MEAIAKHNFARISPQKARLVADQIRGKSVDQALEILTFSNKKAADLIKKVLESAIANAEHNEGADIDDLSVAKIFVDEGPIMKRIMPRAKGRADRILKRSSHITVVVADA